From one Geoalkalibacter halelectricus genomic stretch:
- the pheA gene encoding prephenate dehydratase: protein MAEDKLGPLRRKIDEIDDRILELLNERARVVIEVGHAKAGEQKEFYVPSREQAIYRRLSEKNSGPFPAEAIRSVYREIISACLSLEEPMKVAFLGPQATFTHVAAMQQFGLSARLVPLKSISAVFEEVQRGRAHYGVVPVENSNEGIVSHTLDMFMGSDLKVIAEILLEISHDLLSRSGRLEEVRKVVSHPQALAQCRRWLEENLPEVPLVDVASTALAAQMATEDESAAAIASEMAASFYGLKVVKAKIADNPNNFTRFLVVGRTTPERSGKDKTSIMFSVKDEPGILYRMLEPFSKRQINLSKIESRPLKSKAWEYIFFLDLEGHVADPAVAEAIAELQSYCQFLKVLGSYPKARP, encoded by the coding sequence ATGGCAGAGGATAAGCTTGGGCCGTTGCGGCGCAAAATCGATGAGATCGACGACCGGATTCTGGAGCTGCTCAACGAGCGGGCCAGGGTGGTCATCGAGGTCGGTCACGCCAAGGCCGGCGAGCAGAAGGAATTTTACGTACCCAGCCGCGAGCAGGCCATTTATCGGCGCCTGAGTGAAAAAAATTCCGGCCCCTTTCCCGCCGAGGCGATTCGCAGCGTTTACCGTGAGATCATCTCAGCCTGCCTGTCCCTGGAAGAACCCATGAAGGTGGCCTTCCTCGGCCCCCAGGCGACTTTTACCCATGTCGCCGCCATGCAGCAGTTCGGGCTTTCCGCGCGCTTGGTGCCCCTGAAGAGTATTTCGGCGGTGTTCGAGGAGGTGCAGCGCGGCCGTGCCCATTACGGCGTGGTGCCCGTCGAGAATTCCAACGAGGGCATAGTCTCGCATACCCTGGATATGTTCATGGGTTCGGATCTCAAGGTGATTGCCGAGATCCTGCTGGAAATTTCCCACGACCTGCTCTCGCGCAGCGGCCGCCTGGAGGAGGTGCGCAAAGTGGTATCCCATCCCCAGGCCCTGGCGCAGTGCCGGCGCTGGCTGGAGGAAAACCTGCCCGAGGTGCCCCTGGTGGATGTGGCCAGCACCGCTCTGGCGGCACAAATGGCCACCGAGGACGAAAGTGCCGCGGCCATTGCCAGCGAGATGGCCGCCTCCTTTTACGGGCTCAAGGTGGTTAAGGCGAAAATTGCCGACAATCCCAACAATTTCACCCGATTCCTGGTGGTGGGGCGCACTACACCGGAGCGCAGCGGCAAGGACAAAACCTCCATCATGTTCAGCGTCAAGGACGAGCCCGGCATTCTCTACCGCATGCTCGAACCATTCAGCAAGCGCCAGATCAACCTGAGCAAGATCGAAAGCCGTCCGTTGAAATCCAAGGCCTGGGAATACATCTTCTTCCTGGATCTGGAAGGCCATGTCGCCGATCCGGCAGTGGCCGAGGCGATTGCCGAGTTGCAAAGCTATTGTCAATTTCTCAAAGTGCTCGGGTCCTATCCCAAGGCGCGTCCCTGA
- a CDS encoding pyridoxal phosphate-dependent aminotransferase encodes MAIADKVQGCIERSSWIRKMFEEGAALREKYGADNVFDFTLGNPAVEPPEAFRAQLLELAQRPLIGMHRYMNNAGHEQTRAAVAEILAEKSGLPVAARHVIMTCGAGGALNVILKTILNPGEEVIILTPYFVEYKFYIDNHGGVPVEVWTNRDTFQPDIDAIAAAIGPKTRALILNSPNNPTGVIYPRETLAALGRMLEEKEKELGRQIYVISDEPYARLSYDDKQVPAIFACIRNAVIATSHSKDLALPGERIGYLAANPQMREIELFMEGAVFCNRVLGFVNAPALMQLLVAGLQRASVDVAEYQHKRDVLYNHLSKLGFEMVKPDGGFYLFPKSPLADDVEFVKTAQRHNLLLVPGSGFGAPGFFRIAYCVDLAMIERSLPAWDKLAAETLRP; translated from the coding sequence ATGGCCATTGCCGACAAGGTTCAGGGATGCATCGAGCGTTCTTCGTGGATTCGTAAGATGTTCGAGGAAGGCGCGGCACTGCGGGAGAAGTACGGCGCCGATAATGTGTTTGATTTCACCCTGGGCAACCCCGCGGTGGAGCCCCCCGAGGCGTTTCGCGCCCAGCTGCTGGAACTGGCGCAGCGGCCCCTGATCGGCATGCACCGCTACATGAACAATGCCGGGCATGAGCAGACCCGTGCCGCGGTGGCGGAAATCCTTGCCGAGAAAAGCGGCCTGCCGGTAGCGGCGCGCCACGTCATCATGACCTGCGGCGCGGGCGGCGCCCTCAACGTGATCCTCAAGACCATTCTCAACCCCGGCGAGGAAGTCATCATCCTCACCCCCTATTTCGTCGAGTACAAGTTCTACATCGACAATCACGGCGGGGTGCCAGTGGAAGTGTGGACTAATCGCGATACCTTCCAGCCCGACATCGACGCCATCGCCGCGGCCATCGGCCCCAAGACCCGCGCCCTGATCCTCAATTCGCCCAACAACCCCACGGGCGTCATCTATCCGCGCGAAACCCTGGCCGCCCTGGGGCGCATGCTGGAGGAGAAAGAAAAGGAACTGGGACGGCAGATCTACGTGATTTCCGACGAACCCTACGCGCGCCTGAGCTACGACGACAAGCAGGTGCCCGCCATCTTTGCCTGCATCCGCAATGCGGTGATCGCCACTTCTCATTCCAAGGACCTGGCCCTGCCCGGCGAGCGCATCGGCTATCTGGCCGCCAACCCGCAGATGCGCGAAATCGAGCTGTTCATGGAGGGGGCGGTGTTCTGCAACCGGGTGCTGGGCTTCGTCAACGCGCCGGCGCTCATGCAGCTGCTGGTCGCGGGGCTGCAGCGCGCCAGCGTGGATGTCGCCGAGTACCAGCACAAGCGCGATGTGCTCTACAATCACCTGAGCAAGCTGGGGTTCGAGATGGTCAAGCCCGACGGCGGCTTCTACCTGTTCCCCAAATCGCCCCTGGCCGATGACGTGGAATTCGTCAAGACCGCCCAGCGGCACAACCTGCTGCTGGTGCCGGGGTCGGGCTTCGGCGCGCCGGGCTTTTTCCGCATCGCCTACTGCGTGGATCTGGCCATGATCGAGCGCAGCCTACCGGCCTGGGACAAACTGGCCGCCGAAACCCTGCGCCCCTGA
- the recJ gene encoding single-stranded-DNA-specific exonuclease RecJ codes for MEPISRRRWLPRQAHQVLAQITQLGAALNLSPLCARVLAGRGLVDPEQAGVFLQARLAALPDPGLLRSMDRAAERLARAVREQHPVEVHGDYDVDGISAAALLVESLRAMGAQVDFHIPLRLRDGYGLSAEALRAAQARGKHLVVSVDCGISAVAEARLAAELGLDLIITDHHQPPQELPRALALINPHLPDDTFPDKHLAGVGVAFFLALAVRRELRAQGWFHSRPEPDLKQVLDLVALGTIADIVPLTGVNRILTRAGLDLMAQDRRPGLAALRQVAGVREINCGAVGFQLAPRLNAAGRLEDAAAAVRLLLTEDAQEARAIAEQLDACNRQRQAIEAETFSQALERLAKLDQPQRNSIVLADERWHPGVIGIVASRLVERFHRPTVLIALEQGRGKGSARSIRGFHLYQALERCSTELQGFGGHEYAAGLTLSAHQVESFDARFENVAHEWLDEEALLPQMLHDGEVELTAFAQADVAELAALAPFGPGNPEPLFRVNGAVFERPRCVGRDHLQFQLRQDDLSLPCIAFGAAARWQGIKGRVDVLCTPQINRWQGRDSVQLRVKDLRENG; via the coding sequence ATGGAGCCCATAAGCCGACGCCGCTGGCTGCCCCGCCAAGCCCATCAGGTCTTGGCCCAGATTACTCAGCTGGGCGCGGCTTTGAATCTCTCGCCCCTGTGCGCGCGGGTTCTGGCTGGACGCGGCCTGGTCGATCCCGAGCAGGCGGGGGTGTTTTTGCAGGCGCGCCTGGCGGCGCTGCCCGATCCGGGCTTGCTCCGTAGCATGGATCGGGCCGCCGAGCGCCTGGCGCGCGCCGTGCGTGAGCAACATCCCGTGGAGGTGCACGGCGATTACGATGTGGACGGGATCAGCGCCGCAGCCTTGTTGGTGGAGAGTCTGCGGGCCATGGGCGCGCAAGTCGATTTTCATATCCCCCTGCGTTTGCGCGACGGCTATGGTCTTTCCGCCGAGGCCCTGCGGGCCGCCCAGGCCAGGGGCAAGCACCTGGTGGTTTCGGTCGACTGCGGCATCAGCGCCGTCGCGGAGGCGCGGCTGGCGGCCGAGCTGGGGCTCGATCTCATCATCACCGACCATCACCAGCCCCCCCAGGAGTTGCCGCGGGCTCTGGCACTGATCAATCCCCATCTGCCCGACGACACTTTTCCCGATAAGCACCTCGCCGGCGTCGGGGTGGCTTTTTTTCTGGCCCTGGCGGTGCGGCGCGAATTGCGCGCCCAGGGCTGGTTTCACAGCCGACCCGAGCCCGACCTCAAGCAGGTTCTCGATCTGGTTGCCCTGGGGACCATTGCCGACATCGTGCCCCTGACCGGCGTCAATCGGATTTTGACCCGTGCTGGGTTGGATCTCATGGCCCAGGATCGCCGCCCCGGCCTGGCTGCATTACGCCAGGTCGCCGGAGTGCGGGAGATCAATTGTGGAGCGGTGGGCTTTCAGTTGGCGCCGCGTCTCAATGCCGCCGGTCGCCTGGAGGATGCGGCCGCGGCGGTCAGGCTGCTGCTGACCGAGGACGCTCAGGAGGCACGCGCTATTGCCGAGCAGCTTGACGCGTGCAATCGACAGCGCCAGGCCATCGAGGCGGAAACCTTCAGCCAGGCGCTGGAGCGCCTTGCAAAGCTGGATCAGCCGCAGCGCAATTCCATTGTCCTCGCCGATGAGCGCTGGCATCCCGGTGTCATCGGCATCGTCGCCAGCCGGCTGGTGGAGCGCTTTCATAGGCCTACGGTTCTGATTGCCCTGGAGCAGGGGCGCGGCAAGGGATCGGCGCGGTCAATCCGCGGGTTTCATCTGTATCAGGCCCTGGAGCGTTGCAGCACGGAGCTGCAAGGCTTCGGCGGACATGAATACGCGGCCGGATTGACTCTTAGCGCGCATCAGGTAGAGAGTTTTGACGCGCGGTTCGAAAATGTGGCGCACGAGTGGCTCGATGAGGAGGCTTTGCTGCCGCAAATGCTGCACGACGGTGAAGTGGAACTGACCGCCTTCGCCCAGGCAGACGTAGCCGAACTGGCCGCCCTCGCTCCCTTCGGCCCTGGCAATCCCGAGCCCCTGTTCCGCGTGAACGGGGCGGTCTTTGAGCGGCCGCGCTGCGTGGGTCGCGATCATCTGCAATTCCAGTTGCGCCAGGACGACTTGAGTCTGCCTTGTATCGCCTTCGGCGCGGCAGCGCGTTGGCAGGGCATCAAGGGGCGGGTCGATGTGCTCTGTACGCCGCAGATCAATCGCTGGCAGGGGCGTGACTCCGTCCAGTTGCGGGTGAAGGATTTACGGGAAAATGGATAA
- a CDS encoding right-handed parallel beta-helix repeat-containing protein: MRCYLTCVVLLVVLSGCTLAARPITGDLHGEIFWENTVYLRGDVTIEEGATLHIVPGTQVVFLPPVEGEDLLRIHPFFPGSELIVRGRILARGTAEAPIVFRAAREDAGAGSWGAVNLRQSPEAVFSHCIFTQADSAIHSFDSQVRVTQSIFQDNLVALRFNTSDMHISHNLIRGNDAGIRFHYGAPVIEFNHLVDNGRAFFFTSHPRDYVIRYNNILDSRDYAAVLGEEVPEDVLMADNHWGTNDPERIEARFFDGRRLSYLGNILYLPLAQHPFPDAGPAWSP; the protein is encoded by the coding sequence ATGAGATGTTATCTGACCTGCGTCGTGCTGCTGGTAGTGCTGAGTGGTTGCACCCTGGCAGCGCGCCCCATCACCGGAGACCTCCACGGCGAGATTTTCTGGGAAAACACCGTGTACCTGCGTGGCGACGTCACCATCGAGGAGGGTGCCACCTTGCACATCGTCCCCGGCACGCAGGTGGTGTTTCTGCCGCCGGTCGAAGGCGAGGACTTGCTGAGGATTCATCCCTTTTTTCCCGGCAGTGAGCTTATCGTGCGCGGGCGCATCCTGGCGCGTGGCACCGCCGAAGCCCCCATCGTCTTTCGAGCCGCCCGGGAGGATGCGGGGGCCGGTAGCTGGGGTGCCGTCAACCTGCGCCAAAGCCCCGAGGCGGTTTTTTCCCACTGCATCTTCACCCAGGCCGACAGCGCCATCCATAGCTTCGATTCCCAGGTGCGAGTCACGCAGAGTATTTTTCAGGATAATCTGGTCGCCCTGCGCTTCAACACCAGCGATATGCACATCTCCCACAACTTGATCCGCGGCAATGACGCGGGGATCCGCTTTCATTACGGCGCGCCCGTCATTGAATTCAACCATCTGGTGGACAACGGCAGAGCGTTCTTTTTCACTTCTCACCCCCGCGACTATGTGATCCGCTACAACAATATCCTGGACAGCCGCGACTATGCTGCGGTTCTCGGCGAGGAGGTGCCAGAGGACGTGCTGATGGCCGATAATCACTGGGGGACGAATGATCCTGAGCGGATCGAGGCGAGATTTTTCGATGGCCGCAGGCTCTCCTATCTGGGAAATATTCTTTACCTCCCCCTGGCGCAGCACCCGTTTCCGGATGCAGGACCCGCATGGAGCCCATAA
- a CDS encoding tetratricopeptide repeat protein, with protein MKKETWILAGAALVIGVLLGVIIANTGGKESAPARTATPPASAPNVMLQQNIQMLEEIVRKEPGNRSAWVQLGHNYFDSNQPMKAIEAYNKALEMDPNDPDVITNQGVMFRRVGWYDRAIENFRKANEMNPFHPQSLYNLGVVYRYDLQDLDKAHQAWSRYVELHPSGQGVEQLRAELRAIEALRQ; from the coding sequence ATGAAAAAAGAAACCTGGATTCTGGCCGGCGCGGCCTTGGTCATCGGCGTACTTCTCGGCGTCATCATCGCCAATACCGGCGGCAAGGAATCCGCGCCCGCCCGCACCGCCACGCCGCCCGCCTCGGCTCCCAACGTGATGCTGCAGCAGAACATCCAGATGCTCGAGGAAATCGTGCGCAAGGAGCCCGGCAATCGCAGCGCCTGGGTGCAACTCGGGCATAACTATTTCGACAGCAACCAGCCCATGAAGGCCATCGAGGCCTACAACAAGGCCCTGGAAATGGACCCCAATGATCCCGACGTGATCACCAATCAGGGCGTCATGTTCCGGCGCGTCGGCTGGTATGATCGGGCCATTGAAAACTTCCGCAAGGCCAACGAGATGAACCCCTTCCATCCCCAGAGCCTCTACAACCTGGGTGTGGTATACCGCTACGATCTGCAGGATCTTGACAAGGCGCACCAGGCCTGGTCGCGCTATGTGGAACTGCATCCCAGCGGCCAGGGTGTTGAGCAACTGCGCGCCGAACTGCGCGCCATCGAAGCTCTTCGACAATAA
- the secF gene encoding protein translocase subunit SecF, whose protein sequence is MRLIKSETNIDFIGKRKLAVIFSLAMILIGVVSLIAKGGPNYGIDFAGGMLVQVKFEVDTNPAEIREALAGVDLGPIGIQQFGDEPNEFLIRTQTTSAELEGLAQQVDVVLEQTYGSDRVELRRAEMVGPQVGQELRTKGMLAIFYAMVGILIYVTWRFEFRFALGAIVALMHDVLITLGLFSLFGREIDLPIVAAFLAIIGYSLNDTIIVYDRIRENMAKNAREGLPAVINKSINQTLSRTLLTSGTTLMVVLALFIFGGGVIHNFAFALLIGVIVGTYSSIFVASPILIFWENWRPRKEPQTDEVAEEVAS, encoded by the coding sequence ATGCGGTTGATCAAGTCCGAAACCAACATCGATTTCATCGGCAAGCGCAAGCTCGCCGTTATTTTCAGCCTGGCGATGATCCTCATCGGGGTGGTCTCGCTGATCGCCAAGGGCGGTCCCAATTACGGCATCGACTTTGCCGGGGGGATGCTCGTCCAGGTCAAATTCGAGGTCGACACCAACCCCGCCGAGATTCGCGAGGCGCTCGCCGGCGTTGACCTTGGTCCCATCGGCATTCAGCAGTTCGGCGACGAGCCCAATGAGTTTCTGATCCGCACGCAAACCACCTCGGCTGAACTCGAAGGATTGGCGCAGCAAGTGGATGTGGTGCTCGAGCAGACTTACGGCAGCGACCGGGTCGAGTTGCGCCGTGCCGAAATGGTCGGACCCCAGGTCGGCCAGGAGCTGCGCACCAAGGGCATGCTGGCGATTTTCTACGCCATGGTCGGGATCCTTATCTACGTCACCTGGCGTTTCGAGTTCCGCTTTGCCTTGGGCGCCATCGTCGCCCTGATGCATGACGTGTTGATCACTCTCGGGTTGTTCTCGCTCTTCGGGCGCGAAATCGATCTGCCCATCGTGGCCGCATTTCTCGCCATTATCGGTTATTCGCTCAACGACACCATCATCGTCTACGACCGCATCCGCGAGAACATGGCCAAGAATGCGCGCGAGGGGCTGCCGGCGGTGATCAACAAGAGCATCAACCAGACCCTGTCGCGAACCCTGTTGACCTCGGGAACCACCTTGATGGTGGTGCTCGCCCTGTTCATCTTCGGCGGCGGGGTTATTCACAATTTCGCCTTCGCCCTGCTCATCGGGGTGATCGTGGGAACCTATTCGTCGATTTTCGTGGCCAGCCCCATTCTCATCTTCTGGGAGAACTGGCGGCCGCGCAAGGAGCCGCAGACCGACGAGGTCGCGGAGGAGGTTGCATCATGA
- the secD gene encoding protein translocase subunit SecD yields MSKNLKIRGAVILLLVVLSLFALGPTLAGDKLPAWWTKAFDPIHLGLDLQGGMHLILGVEVDKAVESRLDTLVDQTETLLRERDLIYRGVSRDLAAGGISITVYDEETARQVERLMRDNFPNLEVQTQPLDGGYIAKHYRFSTREIDQIRDYAHRQALETLRNRVDQFGVTEPVLQRQADNRILVQLPGVQDPHRAIELLGRTARLEFKMVAEDVTAGDIAEGRLPPGTQVLYERRADPRTGAVTETPIAVHTATLLTGDLLADAQVRIDPRFREPYVAIDFNALGARRFDQITAANVGRRMAIVLDDTVYSAPVIRERISGGSAQISGAFTEREATDLAIVLRAGSLPAPVQILENRTVGPSLGRDSIQQGIVSITVGGALVVVAIALYYGLSGLVAILALVLNLVFIMAMLSMFKASLTLPGIAGIVLTVGMAVDANVLIFERIREELRIGKTARAALEAGYSKAFSTIIDANITTLVAALVLFQFGTGPVKGFAVTLSVGIIASLFTAIFVTRTVFDYFLNTGRAKRISIG; encoded by the coding sequence ATGTCCAAAAACCTCAAGATACGGGGTGCGGTCATCCTGTTGCTGGTGGTTCTGTCCCTCTTTGCCCTGGGGCCCACCCTGGCCGGCGATAAGTTGCCCGCCTGGTGGACCAAGGCCTTTGACCCCATTCACCTGGGGCTCGATCTGCAGGGCGGGATGCACCTGATCCTCGGTGTTGAGGTCGACAAGGCTGTCGAAAGCCGTCTGGACACCCTGGTGGATCAAACCGAAACCTTGCTGCGCGAGCGTGACCTGATCTACCGCGGCGTTTCGCGCGATCTGGCCGCCGGGGGCATCAGCATCACGGTTTACGACGAGGAAACGGCGCGCCAGGTGGAACGCCTCATGCGCGACAATTTCCCCAATCTTGAGGTTCAGACTCAACCCCTGGACGGCGGCTACATCGCCAAGCACTATCGGTTCAGCACCCGCGAAATCGACCAGATTCGCGATTACGCCCACCGCCAGGCCCTGGAGACCCTGCGCAACCGCGTCGACCAGTTCGGCGTAACCGAACCTGTCCTTCAACGCCAGGCGGACAATCGCATTCTCGTTCAATTGCCGGGGGTGCAGGATCCCCATCGCGCCATTGAACTGCTCGGCAGGACCGCCCGCCTTGAGTTCAAGATGGTCGCCGAAGATGTCACCGCGGGCGACATCGCGGAAGGCCGCCTGCCGCCTGGGACCCAGGTGCTTTACGAGCGCCGCGCCGATCCGCGCACCGGTGCCGTGACGGAAACCCCCATCGCCGTGCACACCGCGACTCTGTTGACCGGAGATTTGCTGGCCGACGCTCAGGTGCGCATCGACCCGCGTTTCCGCGAGCCCTACGTGGCCATCGACTTCAACGCCCTGGGAGCGCGGCGCTTCGATCAGATCACCGCGGCCAACGTCGGCCGGCGCATGGCCATCGTGCTCGACGATACGGTCTATTCAGCGCCGGTCATTCGTGAGCGCATTTCGGGCGGCAGCGCGCAGATTTCGGGCGCTTTTACCGAGCGCGAGGCAACCGACCTGGCCATTGTCCTGCGCGCCGGTTCGTTGCCGGCACCGGTGCAGATTCTTGAAAACCGCACCGTCGGTCCCTCCCTGGGACGTGACTCCATTCAGCAGGGAATCGTGTCCATTACCGTCGGCGGCGCCCTAGTGGTGGTGGCCATCGCCCTTTACTACGGGCTCTCCGGGCTGGTTGCCATTCTTGCCCTGGTACTCAACCTGGTTTTCATCATGGCCATGCTGAGCATGTTCAAGGCCTCCTTGACGCTGCCAGGTATCGCCGGAATCGTGCTCACCGTCGGTATGGCCGTGGATGCCAACGTACTTATCTTCGAGCGCATCCGTGAGGAGTTGCGCATCGGCAAAACGGCGCGCGCCGCTCTGGAGGCCGGTTACAGCAAGGCGTTCTCGACCATCATCGACGCCAACATCACCACTTTGGTCGCCGCGCTGGTTTTGTTCCAGTTCGGCACCGGCCCGGTCAAAGGCTTTGCCGTAACCTTGTCGGTGGGGATCATTGCCTCCTTGTTTACCGCCATATTCGTAACACGGACGGTTTTCGACTATTTTCTGAATACGGGCCGTGCCAAGCGGATAAGCATCGGTTAA
- the yajC gene encoding preprotein translocase subunit YajC yields MVSEAFAMAGNGAQQGNPYSGIIMLVLMFAIFYFLLIRPQQKRAKQHRELLDALQAGDEVVTAGGIHGRITAIQDSVVTLEIATGVKIKVNRASVANKKAQ; encoded by the coding sequence ATGGTTTCTGAAGCTTTCGCCATGGCCGGAAACGGCGCCCAGCAGGGCAACCCTTATTCGGGCATCATCATGCTGGTGCTCATGTTCGCCATCTTTTATTTCCTGCTCATCCGGCCCCAGCAGAAGCGGGCCAAACAGCACCGGGAGTTGCTTGACGCCCTCCAGGCAGGCGATGAGGTGGTGACGGCCGGCGGTATCCACGGCCGGATTACCGCCATTCAGGATTCGGTGGTCACCCTGGAAATCGCCACGGGTGTGAAAATCAAGGTCAATCGTGCATCGGTTGCCAACAAAAAGGCGCAATAA